The following DNA comes from Hordeum vulgare subsp. vulgare chromosome 3H, MorexV3_pseudomolecules_assembly, whole genome shotgun sequence.
GCAAGAGAGGTCGTGCAAAGATGAATTCGATGGAAGAGAAATGAGCGAGGAGCCAAGGACACGGCACCCGTTCCCTCCCCATTTTCTTTTTTCATGTGCTTCTAGAATAGACCAGTACTTCCTCTGTTTCAAAATAAatcagcgacacttattttggaacagagggagtgCATCATTTGAGCATTTTAACTATCAACAACGCTGTTGTGATGCATGCTACCAGCGGATGCATCGTGCACAGTTCAATTATGGAAAATggattaagattttcatctttgctGCACAGGCGCAGCTGGTTCATTCTTCTTGTAAAACTATGTTGGAGGTAGATTTCATACTGTATTGTGCAAGTCAACCAGTCAGTCGCCGGTCAAAACTCGCTACCTCAGGTCGAACCGTCGAAATGCCCCTAATTATTTGTGGTCAGTGTGTGTCGTATGATTTTTCTTGCAAGGACATAAGAGTCACATCCCAGCATTGATTGCAGCCATCTTCCATGTTTTATTGGTAATTGGAAAATTGCTTTCATGGAAACTTCAAAGCTGGCAACTCCCAGATGTTCATGGTCTGTGGAGATATGAAATATCTGCTGGAAAATAAAGTTCATACCTTCCTGCAGCTGTTACAACAAGTATTCTGCTTACCATGCTCTACCCTTGATTCATTATCACGACTTCACGAGAAACTCAGAGGTATGGAGATTGGAGATATGCTTATGTTTTGCCCTTCCTTTACTAtaactctctttctctccctcttaaCTGTTTTGATCTGCAATATGCCCAGTTTATATTTGGAAAAAGCCATGTTGGTCGAAATTAGCTACTTGAAGAAGTGCACAGCTGTTGTTCTGCTGATTCCATCTTTATTAGCAATAAGATGTTTCTCAGCTACCACGACAAGAGATAGCATCGCGCTGAATGAATCCATATCTGATGGGCAAAACCTTGTTTCTAGTAAGAAGAAATTTGTGCTTGGATTCTTTAGCCCTGGAGCTTCAAGCCACCGATATATTGGTATATGGTATAACAATATTCCAAATGGAACGGCTGTATGGGTTGCTAATAGGAATGATCCAGTACATGATAAGTCCGGTGTGCTTAAGTTTGATGATGTCGGTAATCTGATACTACAAAATGGCACAGGCAGCTCGTTTATAGTTGCTTCTGGGGTGGGAGTGAGGGACAGGGAGGCAGCAATACTGGATACTGGTAACTTCGTGCTAAGGAGCATGACTGGCCGTCCAAATATCATATGGGAGAGCTTTGCCTCTCCTACTGATACATGGCTCCCTACAATGAATATTACAGTTAGAAATTCGCTGACGTCATGGAAGAGCTATGATGACCCAGCAATGGGAGATTACACTTTTGGTTTTGGACGGGGCATAGCTAACACATCGCAATTCATTATTAACTGGAATGGGCATTCATTTTGGACAAGTGCATCCTGGACTGGTGACATGAATTCTCTCATTCCAGATCTGACATCTATGAGTACCATCCCTGTTTCATTTCAGTGTGACAACTCCACATGCATATACAGGCCCAACCCTAATGAACAAATGACTAAGATTGTTTTGGATCAAAGTGGTTCATTGAACATAACACAGTTTGATTCAGATGCCAAATTATGGACATTGCGATGGAGACAGCCAGTCAGTTGTGATGTGTCCAACTTATGTGGGTTTTATGGTGTATGCAATAGCACGTTATCAGTATCCGTAAAAGCATCAGCATCAGCATCAGCATCAGAACCAGTATCTCTTTGTCAGTGTCCAAAAGGATTTGCACCACAAGAAAAATCAAATCCCTGGAAAGGGTGCACCAGACAAACCCCACTGCAATGTACTGGTGATAGGTTTATTGATATGCTTAACACGACACTTCCTCACGACAGATGGAAGCAGTCTTTTATGGAAGAAGATCAATGTGAAGTTGCCTGCATTGAAGATTGTTCTTGTACGGCATATGCTCATTCTATATCCGATGGCTgcagtttatggcatggcaatctAACAAACTTGCAGTGGTACGGCAATCTAAAAAACTTGCAGGATGGAGTTGAAAGTCTTCATCTTCGTGTAGCTGCATCAGAACTGGAATCTAGCCATAGCTCAGGTAATAAACATCACATGGTAATGTATTAGTGCCATTGGGGAGACAGTATATGAAGATGG
Coding sequences within:
- the LOC123444584 gene encoding G-type lectin S-receptor-like serine/threonine-protein kinase B120; its protein translation is MLVEISYLKKCTAVVLLIPSLLAIRCFSATTTRDSIALNESISDGQNLVSSKKKFVLGFFSPGASSHRYIGIWYNNIPNGTAVWVANRNDPVHDKSGVLKFDDVGNLILQNGTGSSFIVASGVGVRDREAAILDTGNFVLRSMTGRPNIIWESFASPTDTWLPTMNITVRNSLTSWKSYDDPAMGDYTFGFGRGIANTSQFIINWNGHSFWTSASWTGDMNSLIPDLTSMSTIPVSFQCDNSTCIYRPNPNEQMTKIVLDQSGSLNITQFDSDAKLWTLRWRQPVSCDVSNLCGFYGVCNSTLSVSVKASASASASEPVSLCQCPKGFAPQEKSNPWKGCTRQTPLQCTGDRFIDMLNTTLPHDRWKQSFMEEDQCEVACIEDCSCTAYAHSISDGCSLWHGNLTNLQWYGNLKNLQDGVESLHLRVAASELESSHSSGHKMLWIAYVLPSVAFLVFCLVSFIWFRRWKNKGKGKQHDHPLVMASDVMKLWESEDTGSHFMTLSFSQIENATDNFSAENKLGEGGFGPVYKGNLQNGQDVAIKRLAANSGQGLPEFKNEILLIAKLQHTNLVGLLGCCIDGEEMLLIYEYMSNKSLDFFLFEQSRRTILVWEMRLNIIEGIAQGLIYLHKHSRLRVIHRDLKPSNILLDNDMNPKISDFGMARIFDPKGGLANTKRVVGTYGYMAPEYAMAGIFSVKSDVYSYGVLLLEIISGLRNAAARGHGNSLNLLGHAWELWKEGKWRELIDKYLHGACPENMVLRCIHVGLLCVQENAADRPSMAEVISMITNENATLPAPKQPGFLSMLLPSEADVPEGSFSLNDLSITALDGR